In a genomic window of Glaciimonas sp. PCH181:
- the rnr gene encoding ribonuclease R gives MSQYSYTIPSREEILGLLRTSSEPQNIAALAAALGVKPDEMEGLTRRLNAMDRDGQIKPDRAGIYKLTNSPDFIEGRVSSHRDGYGFLIPDDGGGDVFLPEKEMQKVLNGDRVQARVTGTDRRGRPEGTIVEVVTRANTHVIGRLLNENGVWVIAPEDKRISQDIILSGSPGKAKAGQVVSVELTEQPSRFTQPVGKISEILGDIDDPGMEIEIAVRKYGVPHEFSAAAQKAASKLPNIVVDADLAERVDLRDVPLVTIDGEDARDFDDAVYCEPVKIGRTTGYRLIVAIADVSHYVKPNDALDVDALERSTSVYFPRRVIPMLPEKLSNGLCSLNPDVDRLTLVCDAVITAKGEIKAYQFYPAVIHSAARLTYTEVAAVLGNTKGPEAAKRPELVPHLLHLYEVFHALLQARQTRGAIDFETTETYIVCNAAGKIEKILPRTRNDAHRLIEECMLAANVCAADLLERHKHPGLYRIHASPTKEKLAVLRTFLKQTGLTLAGGDTPSASDYAALMPKIKARPDALLLQTMLLRSMQQAVYSPENIGHFGLSYEHYAHFTSPIRRYPDLLTHRAIKAILLGKRYDPKGLDTSGLNTMLSPAGRRKQAEDKAAGKKKNEGSLAIWEALGVHCSANERRADEASRDVEAWLKCYFIRDKLGEEFTGTISGVATFGIFVQLDALYIEGLVHVTELGADYFQYDEARHELRGERTGIRYQLTDRVTVQVSRVDLDARKIDLRLVTEPGIKTVLKNEARRADSEHEKSRSRKAKSKVDTTPANRIPATPVNKTSKAGTSVKPKVTKGKKAKVTMSVEKTREPKAFVKSSKKKR, from the coding sequence TTGAGCCAATATTCCTACACCATCCCTAGCCGGGAGGAAATTCTCGGCCTTCTGCGGACCTCCTCAGAACCGCAAAATATCGCCGCCCTTGCTGCTGCGCTTGGCGTTAAGCCCGACGAAATGGAAGGGTTGACGCGCCGCCTAAATGCCATGGACCGAGACGGGCAAATCAAGCCGGATCGTGCTGGCATTTATAAGCTCACCAATTCCCCGGATTTTATCGAAGGCCGCGTTAGCAGCCACCGGGATGGCTATGGCTTTTTGATTCCGGACGATGGCGGTGGCGATGTTTTCCTGCCTGAAAAAGAAATGCAGAAAGTGCTTAACGGCGACCGTGTTCAGGCGCGTGTTACTGGCACTGACCGCCGTGGCCGTCCAGAGGGCACTATCGTAGAGGTTGTTACGCGGGCCAATACCCACGTCATCGGTCGTTTGCTCAATGAAAACGGGGTTTGGGTGATTGCGCCGGAAGACAAGCGCATCAGTCAGGACATTATTTTGTCGGGATCGCCGGGTAAGGCTAAAGCCGGGCAGGTGGTCAGCGTCGAATTGACCGAGCAGCCATCGCGGTTTACGCAGCCGGTAGGCAAGATTTCTGAAATTTTGGGTGACATTGACGATCCCGGAATGGAGATCGAAATTGCTGTGCGTAAGTATGGCGTTCCCCATGAATTTTCTGCTGCGGCACAAAAAGCTGCGTCTAAACTACCAAATATCGTTGTTGACGCCGATTTAGCCGAACGCGTCGATTTGCGCGACGTGCCGCTGGTCACGATTGATGGCGAAGATGCACGGGATTTTGACGATGCGGTGTATTGCGAGCCGGTTAAAATCGGTCGTACTACAGGATATCGTCTGATCGTCGCGATTGCCGATGTCAGTCATTACGTCAAACCAAACGATGCGCTAGATGTGGATGCGCTTGAGCGTAGTACTTCCGTGTATTTCCCGCGCCGGGTTATCCCGATGTTGCCGGAAAAACTCTCAAACGGTTTGTGTTCGCTCAATCCGGATGTTGATCGTCTGACGCTGGTATGTGATGCCGTGATTACCGCCAAAGGCGAAATTAAGGCTTATCAGTTTTATCCTGCGGTAATTCATTCTGCGGCACGCCTGACTTATACCGAAGTCGCTGCGGTCCTCGGTAATACTAAAGGCCCTGAAGCCGCTAAGCGCCCTGAATTAGTCCCGCATCTGCTGCATCTGTATGAAGTGTTTCATGCATTGCTGCAAGCGCGTCAAACACGTGGCGCAATTGATTTTGAAACCACTGAAACGTACATCGTTTGCAACGCTGCCGGGAAAATTGAAAAAATCCTGCCACGGACTCGCAATGATGCGCATCGTTTGATTGAAGAATGCATGCTGGCCGCCAATGTCTGCGCGGCCGATTTGCTAGAGCGTCACAAGCATCCTGGTCTATACCGGATTCATGCTAGCCCGACTAAAGAAAAGCTGGCAGTGTTACGCACGTTCTTGAAGCAAACCGGCCTGACGCTGGCTGGTGGCGATACGCCATCGGCTTCGGACTATGCTGCTTTGATGCCGAAGATCAAGGCACGGCCTGACGCGCTGTTGTTACAAACCATGCTGCTACGCTCAATGCAGCAAGCGGTTTATAGCCCGGAAAACATCGGTCACTTTGGTTTGTCTTACGAGCATTACGCGCATTTCACCAGCCCGATCCGACGTTACCCGGATTTGTTGACGCATCGTGCGATCAAAGCAATATTGTTAGGCAAGCGTTATGATCCAAAAGGCCTCGATACCAGTGGTCTGAATACGATGTTGTCGCCTGCCGGTCGGCGCAAGCAAGCGGAAGATAAAGCTGCTGGCAAAAAGAAAAACGAAGGCAGTCTGGCAATTTGGGAAGCCCTTGGCGTGCATTGTTCGGCCAACGAGCGACGCGCGGACGAGGCTTCACGTGATGTAGAAGCCTGGCTTAAATGCTATTTCATTCGCGATAAACTCGGCGAAGAATTCACCGGTACTATTTCCGGCGTGGCGACTTTTGGTATTTTCGTGCAACTCGATGCGTTGTATATCGAAGGCTTGGTTCACGTCACCGAATTGGGGGCGGATTACTTCCAGTACGATGAAGCGCGCCATGAGTTGCGTGGCGAACGGACCGGAATTCGGTACCAGTTGACTGACCGCGTGACGGTGCAAGTCAGCCGGGTTGATCTGGATGCACGCAAAATCGATCTGCGTCTGGTCACAGAGCCGGGTATCAAGACGGTCTTAAAAAATGAGGCGCGGCGTGCCGATAGCGAGCATGAAAAATCGCGTAGCAGAAAGGCCAAGTCGAAAGTCGATACGACCCCTGCAAATCGGATACCCGCCACACCAGTAAACAAAACAAGCAAGGCCGGTACAAGCGTCAAGCCTAAGGTAACTAAGGGCAAAAAAGCCAAAGTTACCATGAGCGTAGAAAAAACGCGTGAACCAAAGGCTTTCGTTAAATCAAGCAAGAAAAAAAGATAG
- a CDS encoding CoA-acylating methylmalonate-semialdehyde dehydrogenase, whose translation MSLQNSAAPAVLGHFINGQQVASLSERTSDVFNPATGAVSAKVGLASHAEVDAAVAAAKAAFPAWSALPPLRRARIMFKFKELLDQNHDRLAALITSEHGKVFTDAKGEVTRGIEVAEFSTGIPQLLKGEYTEQISNGIDAWTMRQPLGVCAGITPFNFPVMVPMWMFPMAIACGNTFVLKPSERDPSASLLLAELLKEAGLPDGVFNVVQGDKVAVDAILDHPDVKAVSFVGSTPIAEYIYATGCAKGKRVQALGGAKNHMVVMPDADLHQTVDALIGAGYGSAGERCMAISVAVAVGDVADKLVAALAPRVRELRINQGMDLEAEMGPVVTQIHKDKILGYINDGIDAGATLAVDGRSFTVPGHENGFFLGGTLFDHVTADMKIYQEEIFGPVLCIVRVPDFAAALDLVNAHEFGNGTAIFTRDGNTAREYTSRVQVGMVGVNVPIPVPMAFHSFGGWKRSLFGDHHAHGPESVRFYTKQKAVTQRWPATISAGAEFAMPTMK comes from the coding sequence ATGTCACTCCAGAATAGTGCCGCTCCTGCGGTATTGGGTCATTTCATCAACGGTCAGCAGGTAGCCTCCCTAAGCGAACGCACCAGCGATGTGTTTAATCCCGCCACAGGTGCCGTCAGCGCCAAAGTAGGGCTTGCATCGCATGCTGAAGTTGATGCCGCAGTTGCCGCTGCGAAGGCTGCTTTCCCCGCATGGTCGGCATTGCCGCCATTGCGCCGCGCCCGCATCATGTTTAAATTCAAAGAATTGCTGGATCAGAATCATGACCGTCTGGCGGCCCTGATCACCAGCGAGCACGGCAAAGTATTTACCGATGCGAAGGGCGAAGTTACGCGGGGCATAGAAGTCGCCGAATTTTCCACCGGCATCCCGCAATTGCTAAAAGGCGAATATACCGAGCAGATCAGCAATGGGATTGACGCCTGGACCATGCGTCAGCCGCTGGGCGTTTGCGCAGGCATTACACCATTTAATTTTCCGGTCATGGTGCCGATGTGGATGTTTCCGATGGCGATTGCTTGCGGCAATACGTTTGTCTTGAAGCCGTCCGAGCGCGATCCCTCGGCCAGTTTGTTATTGGCTGAACTGTTAAAGGAAGCCGGTTTGCCGGATGGCGTCTTTAATGTAGTGCAGGGCGATAAAGTGGCGGTTGATGCCATCCTTGATCACCCCGATGTCAAGGCTGTCAGTTTTGTCGGCTCGACCCCAATTGCAGAATATATTTACGCGACGGGCTGTGCCAAGGGTAAGCGAGTTCAGGCGCTGGGCGGCGCTAAAAACCATATGGTTGTGATGCCGGACGCGGACTTGCATCAGACTGTCGATGCCTTGATCGGTGCCGGTTACGGTTCTGCAGGCGAGCGCTGCATGGCGATTTCAGTTGCGGTTGCAGTTGGAGATGTTGCAGATAAATTGGTGGCTGCGCTGGCACCGCGCGTGCGCGAACTTCGGATCAATCAGGGCATGGATCTGGAAGCAGAAATGGGGCCGGTCGTCACCCAGATTCACAAAGATAAAATCCTGGGTTACATCAATGACGGCATCGATGCTGGCGCGACGCTGGCAGTCGATGGACGCAGTTTTACGGTTCCCGGACATGAAAACGGCTTCTTTCTGGGAGGCACATTATTTGACCATGTCACCGCTGACATGAAAATTTATCAAGAAGAAATTTTCGGGCCGGTCTTATGCATCGTCCGCGTGCCAGACTTTGCGGCGGCGCTGGATCTGGTGAATGCGCATGAATTCGGCAACGGCACGGCGATCTTCACCCGCGATGGCAATACGGCGCGTGAATACACGTCAAGAGTCCAGGTCGGGATGGTCGGCGTTAATGTGCCTATTCCTGTGCCGATGGCTTTTCATAGTTTTGGCGGTTGGAAACGGAGTCTGTTTGGAGATCATCACGCCCACGGCCCAGAGTCGGTGCGCTTTTATACTAAGCAAAAGGCAGTAACTCAGCGCTGGCCTGCGACGATTTCGGCCGGAGCCGAATTTGCCATGCCTACTATGAAGTAA
- the iolB gene encoding 5-deoxy-glucuronate isomerase, producing the protein MNLLVKGRQEGREIVTVTPQSAGWNYVGFAAYRLGHNEHVDFDTGARECCIVVLRGVVSVRAEDTLWAEIGERYSVFDDASPYSVYVPHSHAVSIVAHGDAEIAVCSAPGHGDLAARLIEPASAKRSVRGQGSNTRYVCDILPQTAPADHLLVVEVITPGGHSSSYPPHKHDTDNIPDESSLEETYYHRINPSQGFAFQRVYTDDRSLDVAMAVENHDVVMVPKGYHPVVAPHGYDCYYLNVMAGPKRSWHFKNDPAHDWLIPR; encoded by the coding sequence ATGAACTTATTAGTCAAAGGTCGGCAAGAAGGGCGCGAGATTGTCACCGTCACGCCGCAATCCGCTGGCTGGAATTATGTGGGCTTTGCGGCTTATCGGCTAGGACATAACGAGCATGTCGATTTCGATACCGGCGCGCGGGAATGTTGCATCGTAGTTTTGCGTGGCGTGGTCAGCGTGCGGGCCGAGGATACTTTGTGGGCCGAGATCGGCGAACGCTATAGCGTCTTTGATGATGCCTCGCCATATTCTGTTTACGTGCCGCATAGTCACGCTGTCAGTATCGTCGCGCATGGCGATGCGGAAATTGCGGTGTGTAGCGCGCCCGGTCATGGCGATCTGGCAGCCAGATTGATCGAGCCAGCCAGCGCCAAACGCTCGGTGCGCGGGCAGGGCAGCAATACCCGCTATGTGTGCGATATTTTGCCGCAAACCGCGCCAGCCGACCATTTGCTGGTAGTTGAGGTGATTACACCGGGCGGCCATTCTTCAAGTTATCCGCCGCATAAACACGATACCGACAATATTCCGGATGAAAGTTCGCTGGAAGAAACTTATTACCATCGGATCAACCCTTCGCAAGGTTTTGCCTTCCAGCGCGTGTATACCGATGACCGTTCGCTGGACGTGGCAATGGCGGTCGAAAATCATGATGTTGTGATGGTCCCAAAGGGCTATCATCCAGTGGTTGCGCCGCATGGTTACGATTGTTATTACCTCAATGTGATGGCCGGTCCAAAACGGTCCTGGCATTTCAAAAACGACCCGGCCCATGATTGGCTCATACCGCGTTAG
- the iolE gene encoding myo-inosose-2 dehydratase, whose protein sequence is MAKQFNVKIGINPISWMNDDLPSLGGETPLEVALAEGAQIGYRGFELGNKFPKEPTALRAVLGKYALECVSGWYSGRLATGSVEDEIASVGPHLRLLAENGATVMVYGEVANAIQGRPDPLYKRPQFNSAGQWQEYADKLTAFATYTLSHGVRLSYHHHMGAYVETPADVDRLMALTGEAVGLLFDSGHITFAGGDPVAVLSKHIARVSHVHCKDVRPAVMKMARNRNWSFLQSVINGAFTVPGDGGIDFAALLQVLHQHDYQGWLVVEAEQDPAVAPSYQYAEMGYQYLAALVQRIENGDLTGMAEAA, encoded by the coding sequence GTGGCTAAACAATTTAACGTAAAAATTGGGATTAACCCGATCTCGTGGATGAACGATGATTTGCCTTCCTTGGGTGGCGAGACGCCGTTGGAAGTCGCCTTGGCAGAAGGCGCACAGATCGGCTATCGCGGGTTTGAGTTGGGCAATAAGTTTCCGAAGGAGCCTACGGCATTACGGGCGGTTTTGGGTAAATATGCGTTGGAGTGCGTGTCCGGCTGGTATTCCGGTCGCCTAGCGACTGGCTCGGTAGAGGATGAAATCGCGTCTGTCGGACCGCATCTGCGGTTGCTGGCCGAAAACGGCGCAACGGTAATGGTCTATGGTGAGGTCGCGAATGCGATTCAGGGACGGCCCGATCCGCTTTATAAACGACCGCAATTTAACAGCGCCGGGCAATGGCAGGAATATGCGGACAAGTTGACTGCGTTTGCAACTTACACGTTATCGCACGGCGTGCGGCTGTCGTATCACCATCATATGGGGGCCTATGTCGAGACGCCAGCGGATGTTGATCGGCTGATGGCGCTGACGGGCGAGGCGGTCGGGCTGTTGTTTGATAGCGGCCATATTACGTTTGCAGGCGGCGATCCGGTCGCGGTGCTCTCAAAACATATAGCGCGGGTATCTCACGTACATTGTAAGGACGTGCGTCCGGCAGTGATGAAAATGGCGCGCAATCGGAATTGGAGTTTTCTGCAATCGGTCATTAATGGTGCGTTCACCGTACCGGGCGATGGCGGGATTGATTTTGCGGCGTTGTTGCAGGTGCTGCATCAACATGATTATCAAGGCTGGCTGGTGGTGGAGGCTGAGCAAGATCCAGCGGTGGCACCAAGTTATCAATATGCCGAAATGGGCTACCAGTACCTGGCCGCGTTGGTGCAGAGGATTGAGAATGGCGATTTGACCGGCATGGCGGAGGCCGCATGA
- the iolD gene encoding 3D-(3,5/4)-trihydroxycyclohexane-1,2-dione acylhydrolase (decyclizing), which yields MSNDSGTIRLTMAQALVRYLAALRVMTADGNGEAPLFGGVFAIFGHGNVAGLGEALYQHREELPTYRAHNEQAMAHAAIGYAKAHMRRRMMAVTSSIGPGATNLLTAAALAHVNRLPVLLLPGDIFVSRRPDPVLQQLENFQDGSVSVNDAFKPLSRYFDRIIYPEQLLTALPRAIQVLTDPAQCGPVTLALPQDVQTMAYDFPLAFFKPKLVTFRAQPPAADELQQVLGLLKNARQPLIVAGGGVLYGNATETLRKFAEEHGVPVAETQAGKGALPWDHPLQLGALGVTGSPAANTMADHADVVIAVGSRLQDFTTGSHSLFAQAQLININVNSCDAMKWQGASMLSDAALGLTALSRELKDWRASETWTVEANEQAAAWRATVNGITHRCEIAAPELPYDGEVIGAVQRSSSASPVSDIVVCAAGTLPAELHKLWRTATPGGYHVEYGYSCMGYEIAGALGVKLAKPEREVIVMVGDGSYLMMNSEIATSVMLDKKLIIVVLDNRGYGCINRLQQACGGAPFNNMLEDCLQGALGAPQIDFAAHARSLGAIAENVKSIPELEAAMQRARAADRTYLVCIDTDPKRTTEDGGCWWEVAVPEVSARASVQLAREQYEQAQLNQKI from the coding sequence ATGAGCAACGATAGCGGGACAATTCGACTAACGATGGCGCAGGCGCTGGTGCGCTATCTGGCGGCGCTGCGAGTTATGACCGCAGACGGGAATGGTGAAGCGCCATTATTCGGTGGCGTCTTTGCGATTTTCGGCCACGGCAATGTCGCCGGGTTGGGAGAGGCGCTGTATCAGCACCGCGAAGAATTGCCGACCTATCGGGCGCACAACGAGCAGGCCATGGCACATGCAGCAATTGGCTATGCCAAAGCACATATGCGGCGGCGCATGATGGCGGTCACCAGTTCGATAGGACCGGGCGCGACTAATCTATTGACGGCGGCAGCGCTGGCGCATGTGAATCGCTTGCCGGTGCTGTTGCTGCCGGGGGATATTTTCGTCTCACGGCGACCCGATCCGGTGCTGCAACAACTGGAAAATTTTCAGGACGGCAGTGTTTCGGTGAATGATGCATTTAAGCCGTTGTCGCGTTATTTTGATCGGATTATTTATCCTGAGCAGTTGCTGACCGCGCTGCCACGGGCGATTCAGGTATTAACCGATCCGGCGCAATGCGGGCCTGTGACATTGGCGTTGCCGCAGGATGTGCAGACGATGGCCTACGATTTTCCGTTGGCATTTTTCAAACCGAAACTGGTGACGTTTCGGGCACAGCCGCCTGCCGCCGATGAATTGCAGCAAGTCTTGGGCTTGTTAAAAAATGCCCGGCAACCGTTGATCGTTGCCGGTGGCGGAGTCTTATATGGCAATGCCACTGAGACTTTGCGCAAATTCGCCGAAGAGCACGGCGTGCCGGTTGCAGAAACGCAGGCTGGCAAAGGCGCGTTGCCGTGGGATCATCCGTTGCAACTGGGCGCACTTGGCGTCACCGGCTCGCCTGCGGCAAATACAATGGCCGATCACGCCGATGTGGTGATTGCTGTCGGTAGTCGCTTGCAGGATTTCACCACCGGATCGCATTCGTTGTTTGCACAGGCGCAATTGATCAATATCAATGTCAATTCTTGCGATGCTATGAAGTGGCAAGGTGCCAGCATGTTGTCGGATGCCGCTTTGGGTTTGACTGCTTTGTCACGCGAGCTTAAAGATTGGCGCGCCAGTGAAACCTGGACTGTTGAGGCAAATGAGCAAGCGGCAGCATGGCGCGCTACCGTCAACGGCATCACCCATCGGTGCGAAATCGCCGCGCCTGAGTTACCTTACGATGGCGAAGTCATCGGCGCAGTGCAGCGTTCAAGCAGCGCTTCGCCGGTGAGCGATATCGTGGTCTGCGCGGCCGGGACCTTGCCAGCGGAACTTCACAAACTGTGGCGCACAGCAACGCCGGGCGGCTATCACGTCGAGTACGGCTATTCTTGTATGGGCTATGAAATTGCCGGTGCACTTGGCGTCAAGCTGGCTAAGCCGGAACGAGAAGTGATCGTGATGGTGGGCGATGGCAGCTATTTGATGATGAACTCTGAAATCGCGACTTCAGTCATGCTGGATAAAAAACTGATTATCGTGGTGCTGGACAATCGTGGTTATGGCTGCATCAATCGTCTGCAACAAGCTTGTGGCGGTGCACCGTTCAACAATATGCTGGAAGACTGCTTGCAGGGTGCTCTTGGTGCGCCGCAGATTGACTTTGCCGCGCATGCCAGATCGTTGGGTGCAATCGCTGAGAATGTTAAATCGATCCCTGAATTGGAAGCCGCAATGCAGCGCGCCCGTGCTGCGGATCGGACCTATCTGGTCTGCATCGATACCGACCCTAAACGGACTACCGAGGATGGTGGCTGCTGGTGGGAAGTCGCGGTGCCGGAAGTCTCAGCGCGGGCGTCGGTACAACTGGCGCGTGAGCAATACGAGCAAGCGCAACTGAACCAAAAAATCTAA
- the iolC gene encoding 5-dehydro-2-deoxygluconokinase → MTTPLHAATTVSTRFAPDRQRDIICLGRLAVDLYAQQIGARLEDVTSFAKYLGGSSANIAFGCARLGLKSAMLARVGNEHNGQFLTKALAAEGCDVSQIKIDPERLTALVMLGLKDRDTFPLIFYRDNCADMAISEEDIDEAFIASSKALLITGTHFSTQKVHRTSNLALDYARRNNVRTVLDIDYRPVLWGLAAKGDGETRFIADHNVTAHLQGILPKFDLVVGTEEEFMIAGGGANIIASLLAVRAVSAATLVVKRGPLGCAVIHGDIPASLDEGFNYQGVQVEVLNVLGAGDAFLSGFLKGWLTGADDETCCRYANACGALVVSRHACAPAMPTPVELEYFLANSTRLQRPDQDAHLTRLHRVTAPRPAWDELNVFAFDHRNQFFELARESGVAETRLPALKCLLVEAVAQTEKALNLQGKIGVLIDDRYGQDALNAATGRGWWLGRTVELPLSNPLEFDYGRSIGSHLISWPREQVVKCLVQLHPDDAVENRLEQEAQIRALYDAVQVSGHELLLEIIPSKNLEITDTTVLRALKRLYNLGIYPEWWKLESMAPAQWTAIDSLIAERDPYCRGVVLLGLNASVEQLAAGFLASKDSKTCRGFMVGRTIFHAPARRWLQGEIDDAALIAEVRATFEQLIGVWQSSHGRTAAIPQTASAETKNVERAA, encoded by the coding sequence ATGACAACACCATTACATGCAGCGACCACCGTGAGCACGAGATTTGCACCGGATCGTCAGCGCGATATTATTTGTCTGGGCCGTCTGGCAGTGGATTTATATGCGCAACAAATTGGCGCACGGCTGGAGGACGTAACCAGCTTTGCTAAATATCTTGGCGGTTCTTCCGCGAATATTGCGTTTGGCTGCGCACGACTAGGCCTGAAATCGGCAATGCTGGCGCGGGTCGGTAACGAACACAATGGCCAGTTTCTGACCAAGGCGCTTGCTGCCGAGGGCTGCGATGTCAGCCAGATCAAAATCGATCCCGAGCGGCTGACAGCATTAGTTATGCTGGGCCTGAAGGACAGGGATACATTTCCGTTAATTTTCTATCGCGATAATTGCGCGGACATGGCGATTTCGGAAGAAGATATCGATGAGGCTTTCATCGCGTCTAGCAAAGCGCTGCTCATTACCGGCACGCATTTTTCGACCCAAAAAGTGCATCGCACCAGCAATCTGGCATTGGACTATGCGCGGCGGAATAACGTCCGCACGGTGTTGGATATCGATTACCGTCCGGTGCTGTGGGGCTTGGCCGCAAAGGGTGATGGTGAAACGCGTTTCATCGCTGACCATAATGTGACCGCGCATTTGCAGGGAATTTTACCGAAATTTGATCTGGTCGTCGGTACTGAAGAAGAATTTATGATTGCTGGCGGCGGTGCCAATATCATCGCTTCGTTGCTCGCCGTACGTGCGGTCAGCGCGGCGACATTGGTGGTCAAGCGCGGCCCGCTTGGGTGCGCGGTCATCCACGGCGACATCCCGGCAAGTCTGGACGAGGGTTTCAATTATCAGGGCGTGCAAGTTGAGGTATTAAATGTACTTGGCGCGGGTGATGCATTTTTGTCCGGTTTTCTGAAGGGCTGGCTGACTGGTGCGGATGATGAAACCTGCTGCCGTTACGCCAATGCCTGCGGTGCCTTAGTCGTATCACGCCATGCTTGTGCGCCGGCGATGCCGACGCCGGTTGAGTTGGAATATTTTCTAGCCAATAGTACGCGTCTGCAGCGTCCGGATCAGGATGCACATTTAACCCGTTTGCATCGGGTTACCGCACCGCGTCCGGCATGGGATGAATTGAATGTCTTCGCCTTTGATCATCGTAATCAATTTTTTGAATTGGCGCGTGAAAGCGGCGTTGCCGAAACGCGTCTGCCTGCATTGAAATGCCTGTTAGTGGAAGCCGTTGCGCAGACCGAAAAGGCGCTCAATCTGCAAGGCAAGATCGGTGTGTTGATCGACGATCGTTATGGTCAGGATGCCTTGAATGCCGCCACCGGCCGTGGTTGGTGGCTTGGACGTACTGTGGAACTGCCGTTGTCGAATCCGCTTGAGTTTGATTATGGCCGTTCGATAGGCTCACATCTGATTAGCTGGCCGCGTGAACAAGTCGTGAAATGTTTAGTGCAATTGCATCCTGACGACGCCGTTGAAAATCGTCTGGAACAAGAAGCACAAATCCGTGCGTTATATGACGCAGTGCAGGTCAGCGGGCATGAATTGTTGCTGGAAATTATTCCCTCAAAAAACTTGGAAATCACCGACACCACCGTGTTGCGAGCGCTTAAGCGTTTGTATAACTTGGGTATCTACCCAGAATGGTGGAAGCTGGAATCAATGGCCCCAGCGCAATGGACGGCGATTGATAGTCTGATCGCAGAACGCGACCCTTATTGCCGCGGTGTGGTGTTGCTGGGATTGAACGCATCGGTAGAGCAATTGGCAGCAGGATTTCTGGCCTCAAAAGATAGTAAGACTTGCCGTGGCTTTATGGTGGGGCGGACAATTTTTCATGCGCCTGCACGCCGTTGGCTGCAAGGTGAAATTGATGATGCAGCATTGATCGCAGAGGTACGCGCGACCTTTGAACAACTGATTGGCGTCTGGCAGTCCAGCCACGGACGTACCGCAGCAATTCCGCAGACAGCATCGGCAGAAACAAAAAATGTGGAGCGCGCAGCATGA
- a CDS encoding ATP-binding cassette domain-containing protein: MSDTILALENVSKFFGSVIALQGVTLRLKKGEVHCLLGDNGAGKSTLIKTLAGVHKPSEGQYLVDDKPVSFNSPKEALDVGVATVYQDLALVPLLSVARNFFMGREPTKKIFGITVMDMKYAAQTASEKLAEMGIMVRDPHHAIGTMSGGEKQCLAIARAIHFGARVLILDEPTAALGVKQSFNVLKLIHKARERGISVIFITHNVHHAYPIGDSFTLLNRGKSMGTFTKENVSKDEVLDMMAGGAEMQTLMNQLEGIRI, from the coding sequence ATGAGCGACACTATTCTGGCTTTAGAAAACGTCAGTAAATTTTTTGGCTCCGTGATCGCGTTGCAGGGCGTCACTCTTCGTCTTAAAAAGGGCGAAGTACATTGTTTGCTGGGCGACAACGGCGCAGGAAAATCGACGTTAATTAAAACCCTGGCAGGGGTGCATAAGCCCTCTGAAGGGCAATATCTTGTCGATGACAAACCGGTTTCTTTTAATTCACCGAAAGAGGCGCTGGATGTCGGCGTGGCGACGGTATATCAGGATCTTGCATTGGTCCCTTTGTTATCGGTGGCGCGGAATTTTTTCATGGGCCGTGAACCGACAAAAAAGATATTCGGTATCACCGTGATGGATATGAAATACGCTGCGCAAACGGCTAGCGAGAAACTGGCTGAAATGGGCATCATGGTGCGTGATCCGCATCATGCAATCGGGACGATGTCGGGCGGTGAAAAGCAATGTCTGGCGATTGCCCGCGCGATTCATTTCGGTGCGCGAGTATTGATTTTGGATGAGCCGACAGCGGCGCTCGGCGTCAAGCAATCGTTCAATGTTCTCAAGCTCATTCATAAAGCGCGTGAGCGCGGTATTTCCGTGATTTTTATCACGCATAACGTTCATCATGCATACCCGATTGGTGACTCGTTCACGTTGCTTAATCGCGGCAAATCGATGGGGACATTTACTAAAGAAAATGTCTCTAAAGATGAGGTGCTGGACATGATGGCGGGCGGTGCGGAGATGCAGACGCTGATGAATCAACTCGAAGGCATCAGGATTTAA